The genomic region TCAGGGCCTCAAGCTCCACGGAGAGCTCCTCATCGCAGAGGTTGGATACCTTCAGGGGGATGTGCTCCTGATCGACCGTGTCCAGCCAGGGGCTGCCTACGACCACCTTCAGACACTCCTCGCCCATCTTCCCCTACCTCAGAACCACCTGACTATGCCCACCTTCCTGTCCGTGAAGAAGTCAACAGCGTCCATCTGCGGATGGTGGCTCCCAAGTCCCGCTAGCCTCCTGCCACCGAACGGGAACCAGCCGACCGGGGCCGCTATGCCTATGTTCACGCCGACGTTGCCCACCTGAACGCTGTGCAGGAACTCCCTGGCGTGTTTCCCGCTGGTGGTGAATATTGAGGCCGAGTGATGATACTTGTTCTTGTTTATCCACTCTATGACCTCCTCCAAGCTATCCGCTCTCATCAGATTCGCCACCGGTCCGAATATCTCCTCCCTGGCCACCTTCATGTCCGGGGTGACTCCCTCCAGCACGATGGGTCCGAGGTAGAAGCCTTTCGGGTATTCGGGGACCATAGCACCCCTGCCGTCCAGGGCCAGCTTGGCGCCCTCCTCCAGCCCAGATTCCACCATCTTTATCACGTTCTCCCTGTACCTCCTGCTCGCCATCGGTCCCATCTCGCTCCTCTCGTCCAGCCCATAACCTATCCTTATTCCCCTGGCCAGCTCCAAGAAGGCCTCCCTGAACCTCTCGTAGATGTCCCCCACGATCACTATGTTCTGTATCGCGAGGCACCTCTGCCCCGTGTTGCCGAACTTCGAGTCCCTGATGTTGTGGACCGTCCTCTCCAGGTTGGCATCCGGCATCACGACCGCGTAGTTGGCCGCGCTCCCCCCTCCCAGGAACCTCTTTCCCTTTGAGGCCGAGAGCTCGTAGAGCCTGAGGGCTGCGCTGCTCGTCCCGACGAAGGCCGTTCCCTCAACCAGGGGATGTGTGACTAGGTGCTCGCCCACCTCGTGATCGCTATATATCAAGTTCAGCACGCCGGGAGGGAGCTCCTTAGCCAGGAGCTCCATGACCAGCACCATCGGCAGGGGCGTGGTAGTGCTGACCTTTACGACGAGCGTGTCCCCGAGGGCCAGGGCGTAGGGGATGAACCAGAACGGTATCATTATGGGGAAGTTGTAGGGGCTGACCACGGCGAAGACGCCCAGGGGATCCCTGATCAGTACCTCGTCCACCCCCTTTGCTATTTCCTGCTGATACTCCCCCTTAGCCAGGGTGTAGGCCACTGATATGGCGGCCTCAACGTTCTCTATGGACCTCCTCAGGTCACCCCTGGATTCCCTTATCACCTTGCCGTGATTCTGTGTGTTCACCCTGGCCAGAGCCTCCTTGTTCTCCTCGAGCAGGTACTTCATCCTGAATATGTACTGGAGCCTGTCGGGGACCGGAAGCCTGCTCCAGGACTTGAATGCCTCGTAAGCCGATTCGACGGCCTCATCGACCTCCTCCTTCGTGGCCATGGGTACCTCCGCTATGACCTCACCCCTTCCGGGATCGTAGACAGGAGCGTAGTTGCTCGTTGATGACTCGACCCACCTGCCGTTTATGAACAGCTTGACCCTACCGTACTCCCTCCTAGGAGGTTCCAGCAGGCTCATCTAACCCACCTCCCTTTCCACCTCCTTCAGGGAATCCTCGAGTATATCGAGGCCCCTCACGAGGTTCTCCTCCTCTATTGTGAGGGGGGGATGCAGCCTTATGACGTTCAGATAGATGCCTGCCCTCAGGAGGAGCAACCCCTTCTCCCTCGCCCTGTTTATCACCCTCATCGTCTCATCAGCCGCTGGTTCCTTCGTCCTCCTGTCCTTCACTAGCTCCACCGCCTGCATGGCCCCCAGCCCCCTCACATCACCTATCAGCCCGTACCTCTCGCTCATCTCATCCAACCTCTTCCTCATGATCCGGCCGAGCCTCTCGGCCCTCTCCGGTATCCTGTCCCTCTGCATTATCTCTATCACCTTGAGCGCGACAGCGCAAGCGACGGGATTGCCCCCGTAAGTTCCTCCGAAGCTCCCCGGGCTCGTCCTCTCCATTATCTCCCTCCTGCCTATGACCGCAGACAGGGGGAGGCCGTTCGCTATGGCCTTGGCTGTGGCCACTATGTCGGGATCCACGCCGAAGTGCTCGACGGCCCACATCCTCCCGGTCCTCCCCCAGCCGGCCTGAACCTCATCGTCTATCATCAGGATCCCGTTCTCCTCTAGGTAGGCCTTTAGCTCCCTGACGTAGTCCCTGGGGGGGACTACGAAGCCCCCCTCCCCCTGGACCATCTCAATGACCAGAGCGGCCACCCTCTCCGGCGGGACCCTGCTGTGGGAGAACCACCTCCTGAGGTAGTCCAGGCACGCCAGACCGCAATCGGGATAGCTGTGCTTGAAGGGGCACCTGTAGCAGTAGGGGTAGGGTATGAGCTCCACCCCGGGGACCAGGGGATCGAAGCCCACCTTGTAGGGCTTGTACTTACCGGTGGCGGCTAGGGCGAAGCCGTAAGTCCCCCTGCCGTGGAAGGAGTTCTCGTAGGAGATGATGTAAGGCCTACCGGTGACCTGCCTGGCCACCTTTATCGCGTTCTCTATGGCCTCGGATCCGCTGTTCTGTAGGAGGACCATCTTCTCGGACGCCCCAGGGGCTATCTTGGAGAGCCTCTCAGCCAGCTCGACGTAGGGCCTGTAGTTGACCACCATGAAGCACATGTGCCATAGCTTCCTAAGCTGCTCCTCCGCGGCCCTTATGAGCTCCGGGTTCGCGTGCCCCAGGTTGGTCACGCCTATCCCGCTCGTGAAGTCCAGGTACTCCCTGCCGTCCACGTCGTATAGCTTG from Candidatus Korarchaeota archaeon NZ13-K harbors:
- a CDS encoding aspartate aminotransferase family protein; the encoded protein is MDAHLTMREKYVMRGVALYHPITVERGENAKLYDVDGREYLDFTSGIGVTNLGHANPELIRAAEEQLRKLWHMCFMVVNYRPYVELAERLSKIAPGASEKMVLLQNSGSEAIENAIKVARQVTGRPYIISYENSFHGRGTYGFALAATGKYKPYKVGFDPLVPGVELIPYPYCYRCPFKHSYPDCGLACLDYLRRWFSHSRVPPERVAALVIEMVQGEGGFVVPPRDYVRELKAYLEENGILMIDDEVQAGWGRTGRMWAVEHFGVDPDIVATAKAIANGLPLSAVIGRREIMERTSPGSFGGTYGGNPVACAVALKVIEIMQRDRIPERAERLGRIMRKRLDEMSERYGLIGDVRGLGAMQAVELVKDRRTKEPAADETMRVINRAREKGLLLLRAGIYLNVIRLHPPLTIEEENLVRGLDILEDSLKEVEREVG
- a CDS encoding CoA-acylating methylmalonate-semialdehyde dehydrogenase, producing the protein MSLLEPPRREYGRVKLFINGRWVESSTSNYAPVYDPGRGEVIAEVPMATKEEVDEAVESAYEAFKSWSRLPVPDRLQYIFRMKYLLEENKEALARVNTQNHGKVIRESRGDLRRSIENVEAAISVAYTLAKGEYQQEIAKGVDEVLIRDPLGVFAVVSPYNFPIMIPFWFIPYALALGDTLVVKVSTTTPLPMVLVMELLAKELPPGVLNLIYSDHEVGEHLVTHPLVEGTAFVGTSSAALRLYELSASKGKRFLGGGSAANYAVVMPDANLERTVHNIRDSKFGNTGQRCLAIQNIVIVGDIYERFREAFLELARGIRIGYGLDERSEMGPMASRRYRENVIKMVESGLEEGAKLALDGRGAMVPEYPKGFYLGPIVLEGVTPDMKVAREEIFGPVANLMRADSLEEVIEWINKNKYHHSASIFTTSGKHAREFLHSVQVGNVGVNIGIAAPVGWFPFGGRRLAGLGSHHPQMDAVDFFTDRKVGIVRWF